A portion of the [Chlorobium] sp. 445 genome contains these proteins:
- a CDS encoding gas vesicle protein K: MIKEPSAQELSVSLQDTLRTGILPKQLDLTPQTVEQGLGQLVLTIVDVLRMVMEKQAIRRIESGTLTEQEIEQLGLTLMKLEEKIEELCAVFGIERKDLNINLGELGNLL; this comes from the coding sequence ATGATTAAAGAACCTTCAGCACAAGAACTTTCAGTATCGTTGCAAGACACCCTTCGCACAGGCATCTTACCCAAGCAACTTGACCTAACCCCTCAAACCGTTGAACAGGGTCTGGGACAACTGGTTTTGACGATTGTAGATGTGCTTCGCATGGTGATGGAAAAACAAGCCATACGCCGAATAGAATCGGGAACACTGACGGAGCAAGAAATTGAGCAGCTCGGACTCACGTTGATGAAGTTAGAGGAGAAAATTGAAGAACTCTGTGCTGTCTTCGGCATTGAGCGTAAAGACCTCAACATCAACTTAGGCGAACTTGGCAATTTGCTCTAA
- a CDS encoding gas vesicle protein GvpG, with amino-acid sequence MFLIDDLLLLPFSALKGIAEAIDEQVQKETSDTAKIQEKLMELQFRFEMDEIDEEEYSRREAELLAQLERARKR; translated from the coding sequence ATGTTTCTCATTGACGACCTTTTGCTCTTACCGTTTTCTGCACTCAAAGGCATCGCGGAAGCTATTGATGAGCAAGTTCAAAAGGAAACTAGTGATACAGCAAAAATTCAGGAGAAGCTCATGGAGTTGCAGTTCCGATTCGAAATGGATGAGATTGACGAAGAAGAATACTCTCGACGTGAAGCCGAGTTGCTAGCACAACTTGAACGCGCAAGAAAACGATGA
- a CDS encoding sodium:solute symporter, with product MRTTMNLFSALDWTVVVLYLVGVIVFGLFKGGKQQSAQDYFLSEKKIHWLVVSLSIVATETSSLTFISVPGIAYQGNFNFLQLVFGYIIGRIGVAYLLLPRYYKGNLTTVYALLEERFGANTRRIASVVFIITRIFADGVRLYATAIPVVAIFRGYSLFSEVPDAVLYVSTIAAIAFATLIYVQFGGVRAVIWTDLVQLFIYILGGALAALLISEKLPSLPAALSDAYAQGKFALFNFSLQNFFSSPYQFFLALIGGAMLSMASHGTDYIIVQRLFATDQLRSAQKAVIISGMIVLVQFALFLFIGVLLHALYGGAAMRSDEVFPKFIVSGLPSGIAGLVIAAMLSAAMSTLSSSINAIASSTVFDLYAATAHGKRATPKEKLKLSKLISFVWSLLLTLSAIAYLGLGKSVVEVALSIASFTYGGLLGIFFLCIFFEHIDSRAATLAFLASIAVMTFVITQTQLAWTLYTLIGLIVTLITAQTLSRFFKPEMISK from the coding sequence GTGCGCACAACGATGAATCTGTTTTCAGCTCTGGATTGGACGGTCGTTGTGCTTTACCTTGTCGGAGTCATTGTGTTCGGTCTCTTCAAGGGCGGCAAACAACAGTCAGCGCAAGATTATTTTCTTTCTGAGAAAAAAATTCATTGGCTTGTAGTCTCGCTCTCAATTGTCGCCACTGAAACCTCTTCATTGACCTTTATTTCTGTGCCTGGCATTGCCTATCAAGGTAATTTTAATTTTTTGCAACTGGTGTTTGGCTACATCATTGGACGCATCGGTGTCGCCTACTTGCTTTTGCCACGCTACTACAAAGGCAACTTGACAACGGTTTATGCGCTGCTTGAAGAACGTTTCGGTGCAAACACGCGGCGCATTGCGTCAGTTGTTTTCATCATCACACGCATTTTTGCTGATGGCGTGCGACTTTATGCCACTGCTATTCCTGTCGTAGCTATCTTTCGTGGCTATAGCCTGTTCTCTGAAGTACCAGATGCTGTGCTCTATGTTAGCACGATTGCGGCAATTGCCTTCGCTACCCTGATTTATGTACAGTTTGGTGGCGTGCGTGCTGTCATCTGGACCGACCTCGTACAACTTTTCATTTACATACTCGGTGGCGCTCTTGCGGCACTGCTGATTAGTGAAAAACTGCCCTCACTGCCTGCTGCACTCTCAGACGCTTATGCACAAGGCAAATTCGCGCTCTTTAACTTTAGTCTGCAAAATTTCTTTTCATCGCCCTACCAATTTTTCCTTGCGCTTATCGGCGGAGCGATGCTTTCTATGGCATCGCATGGCACAGATTACATTATCGTGCAGCGGCTATTTGCAACCGATCAACTGCGCAGTGCCCAAAAAGCCGTTATCATCAGTGGGATGATTGTCCTCGTGCAATTTGCTTTATTTCTCTTCATTGGTGTTTTGCTGCATGCACTCTATGGCGGTGCCGCAATGCGCAGCGATGAAGTTTTCCCGAAATTTATCGTCTCAGGCTTACCCAGTGGCATAGCAGGTCTTGTCATTGCTGCCATGCTTTCAGCGGCAATGTCGACACTTTCAAGTTCCATCAATGCTATTGCAAGTTCAACTGTCTTTGACCTTTATGCCGCTACAGCACATGGTAAGCGCGCTACACCAAAAGAAAAACTCAAACTCTCCAAACTCATTAGCTTCGTTTGGTCGCTGCTGCTGACGCTCTCTGCTATTGCGTATCTTGGGCTTGGTAAATCGGTTGTGGAAGTTGCGCTGAGCATTGCATCTTTCACCTATGGCGGCTTGCTGGGCATTTTTTTCCTCTGCATCTTCTTTGAGCACATTGACAGCCGCGCTGCAACGCTTGCATTTCTTGCGAGCATCGCTGTTATGACGTTTGTCATCACGCAAACTCAACTTGCTTGGACACTCTACACCCTCATCGGATTGATTGTAACACTTATTACTGCCCAAACCTTATCGCGCTTTTTCAAGCCAGAGATGATATCAAAATGA
- a CDS encoding gas vesicle protein, translating into MTRYKNVSLAELLDVILDKGVVISGDIFISIAGIELVYVDLRVLVGSLETIQRLRSGISSQLTSPSHD; encoded by the coding sequence ATGACGCGTTACAAGAACGTCTCACTGGCTGAATTGTTGGATGTCATTTTAGACAAAGGCGTTGTCATCAGCGGCGATATTTTTATCTCTATTGCAGGCATTGAACTTGTTTATGTAGATTTGCGCGTGCTGGTCGGCTCACTTGAAACCATTCAGCGGCTGCGCAGCGGCATTTCATCCCAACTGACTTCACCCAGCCATGATTAA